The Cytobacillus firmus genome segment CCCGGTGATCATCTACAAGGCAGTTTTTAAGGAACAGCCCGGAGAAATCGAGCCTGCTTTCAACAGACACCAATGGACCGGAAGCTGGACGGGCGGAGTATATGATTACCACCATTATCACTCTAACACTCACGAAGTACTGGGAGTCAAAGCGGGGCAGGCCACCGTCCTGATCGGCGGCGATCAGGGTGAACGCCTCGAAATCAGCCAGGGCGACGTCATTCTCCTTCCTGCAGGCACAGGGCATAAGAGGATTGAAAGCAGCCCGGACTTCGAAGTCGTGGGTGCCTATCCCGGCGGAACAAGCCCGAATATGAAGAAAAAAGACCCATCAGACCGTGTGCAGGCACTCGCAGATATAAAAAATGTTCCCATTCCGCAGATGGACCCCGTTTATGGTGAAGAAGGGCCGATGCTTGAGGAATGGAGAAAACCAAACAGATAATAAGTACACAAAAAAAGCCAGAAGAGCTAAACTCTTCTGGCTTCCATTTTCTATTAACGTACACCCTTCATAAATCCTTGAATCTTAGGACTCAATAAGAATAAGATGATGGATAGCAGGATTGCTACTGCACCAATTACTC includes the following:
- a CDS encoding cupin domain-containing protein → MNSGIQTTLLADDGQIPNNQDLPVIIYKAVFKEQPGEIEPAFNRHQWTGSWTGGVYDYHHYHSNTHEVLGVKAGQATVLIGGDQGERLEISQGDVILLPAGTGHKRIESSPDFEVVGAYPGGTSPNMKKKDPSDRVQALADIKNVPIPQMDPVYGEEGPMLEEWRKPNR